TGGTCTGGGCTTTGGTACCGTCTTGACCCTGATTGTTGTCCCGGTGTTGTTTGCCCTGTTCTATCGCGTCAAATATCACCGTGGTGAGCTTTAACCTTGTCATAACAGAACGGGCATAAGGGAACCGGAAATTCTCTTATGCCTTTTTTCTGTCCCCTGATTTATGATTGAGGCTTGCACCTTTTTGCAAGACAAGCTACTCACACAGATAAAGTTACAGGGGTAGAAAAATATTATGAGCGCTTCCGGCACCGAAGCACACTCACAAGCTATTGAAACCGCATCAAAAGATGAAGCGGCTTACACGATTTTGCGCCCTGAGGAACAAACCGCTGCGGTTGTTTATGCCTCCCCCCATAGTGGTCATCACTATCCCAAAAAGTTCGTCGACAACTCCCCCCTTGACCCCGTGGCCCTGCGCCGTTCAGAAGATGCCTTTGTCCATGAGATCTATGAATCCTGCACAGGTTTTGGGAGTCCCCTGATCAAGGCCAACTACCCCCGTGCCTATCTGGACCTGAACCGGGAACCCTATGAACTGGACCCCTCCATGTTCGATGCTCCGCTTCCCTCCTATGTGAATTCAGATTCACCACGCGCCCTGGCTGGCCTGGGAACAGTTGCACGCATGGTCACAACAGGGAGTCCCATTTATCCGGGTAAATTAAATTTTGAAGAGATTGACCAACGGATCAAGGATATTTACCACCCTTACCACATTGCCCTGCGTCAATTAATTGAAAATACCCTGCACAAATTTGGCAATTGCCTGCTGATTGACTGCCATTCCATGCCTTCTGGCGTGACACACAATCACAATGACGCCAATGCCAGCAGTGATATTGTGCTGGGTGATCGCTTTGGGGCCTCCTGTCATCACTGGATTACCGACCATATCCACAGCCTGCTGGAACGCGAAGGCTTTAGCGTTAAACGCAACCGCCCCTATGCCGGTGGTTTTACCACGCAACATTATGGGCGACCCGATCAAGGGGTACATACCCTTCAAATCGAACTTAATCGTGCCCTTTATATGGATGAACATAACATCACACGGCTTCAGGCCATGAACAGTGTGCAACGTCACTTTAAAACAGTTATCCATCAAATCAGCCAAATCGACCTGAGCACCCTTTAATCAACCATTATAAAGTTAATTGAAGGAGTTTCTCGATAAATCGGGCCAATTGGAAGCGCCATATCTACATGATATGCACCTGATAGACCATATTCTCCTGTAGTCAGCATAATTAACTCAGGAGACACACTCCACTTTTTCCATACATACCCAAACTGCTTTTAAAGCGATCAAATAACCGAGACTTTATTGCGTCCTTCAACTTTGGACTTATAGAGTTGCTCATCGGCAAGTGTAATAGCCTCTTCGAGGGTATCGGTTTTTTGCGTACAGATCCCCACACTACTGGTCACTGAAATCATGCCTGCGTAATGTTCAATTTCTCTTTGCGCGATATCAGCTCGCAAAACCTCAAAACGGTCTTTGGCCGCAGCAATATCATCTGTCAGCATCACAATACAGAATTCATCCCCACCAAAGCGGGCAACGACTGCATCGTTACGGAAATGTTTTTGCAAGACACCAGCAAAATTCACCAATACCACATCCCCGGCGCCATGACCTTTTTCATCATTCACTTTTTTGAAATGATCAATATCGAGCATGGCACACACGAACTGCCCCTGACTTGCCTTAGCTTCATGATGAATAATCTCACCACGATCAAACAGATAGCGGCGATTTTTCAAACCAGTCAAATAATCGGTGATCAGGGCATCTTCCAGCATCTTGATATGGTCCAACATTTCAAGGTTCTGCGTCACCCGGCAATAAATTTCCTCTTTCATAAAGGGTTTATTGAGGAAATCATTCGCCCCCAGCTTGATAAATTTGGTTGAAAGCAAGCTACTGCCCTGGCCGGAAATGCCGATAATCGCCATTTGCTGGCGAGAAAAGTTCTGGCGAATTTCTTCAACCAGCTCACACCCATCCATCTTGGGCATGTTGTAATCAACGATGGTCAGCTTAATATCGGGGTGTTCCTGCAAAACCGTCAAGGCTTCCGGCCCATCAGCAGCTTCAAATAATTGAAAGCGATAGCCCCGTAATAAATGGGCCAACTGCACGCGGGCCGTTAACGAATCATCAACCACCAGAATTTTGACAAGCTGGTTCTTGTAAATCCGTTTCACAGCATTAACCGCATCGTCAATGCTGCCGGGTCCCTTTTTAATCACATAATCAATGATGTTTTTATGGGCCAGTTCTTCACGGATGTTTTCATTGAAATAGCCAGAGACCACAACGCTTGGAATTTTCTGTTCAATCGCAAAATCAACGATTTCACCGTTGGGGGCATCCGGCAAATTCAAGTCCAACAAGGCCAGATAGATATTCAACCCTTCTTCCAAAATAATGCCACAGGCATCAGCATATGATTGTGCGGTAATAACCGAAAAACCGAGCTTTTCCTCAATTTGTTTTTTCAGAGTTTCGCGAAAAAATTGAGTATCTTCTACGATCAGAACCTTGGGGCGGGTTGATGTTTTCATAAGCGACGAACACCCTGTTTATCATTCTTCAATACTTAATTATCTCGGCATTTCAAAAACATTCAAGAGCCATCTTTAAATATAGGAAAATAAAAGATTTATACATTACGATAAGGCATCAATAACGCGCATAACCCTTGCTTCATTTTTGCATTTTCTCTCAACCTCTGTTACAGTTTTAACAAAGACAGAGCAGAGGTTAATCTTGCGCTTTTTATCCTTCGTTGTTTTATGCGCCTTCGCCTTAAGCGCCTATATCTTGCCCGCCCGTGCAGAAGTACTGCGTGCGGCAACCTTGCAATTTCCGCCTTATTCCTATGAAGACCAAAATGGAAATGTGGCAGGCATTGCCGTTGAAACCGTGCGTCGGCTTGCCAAACGTCTTGGGTATGAACTGGATATCAAGCTCTACCCCTGGGCACGCGCACTCAGCCTTGTCAAGCAAGGCAGCGTTGACATGCTGTTTACCGCCTATAAAACCAAAGAGCGCGAAGAATATCTCTATTATTCCGCTTCTCCCCTGATTGTACAAAAGGTTTCTTTCTTCGTCAAAAAAGACAGCCTGTTCCAAAGCGTCACGGATATCACCCGAGCACGAAAAGCCACCACAGCCACACGACGCAAAGTCAGCTATGGCCCGATTGTGGATGATATGCTCAAACAAGGAGTGTTGAACAATCTATACACAGGCAATGATGACATCCACTTGCTCAACCTCTTAAAAGAAGGGCGGGTCAATGTCGTCCCCCTCAGTCAGTTTGTCGCTTATTACAATATCCAGCAAGCTCATCTGCAAAATGATATTCGTGAAATTCATCCTCCTGTGCAAACCGTGCCCAGTTATCTGACCTTTTCAAAAGCTCTGGGACATCATCAGCTTGCACAGGCTTTCAGTAAAGAACT
This sequence is a window from Terasakiella sp. SH-1. Protein-coding genes within it:
- a CDS encoding diguanylate cyclase, with the translated sequence MKTSTRPKVLIVEDTQFFRETLKKQIEEKLGFSVITAQSYADACGIILEEGLNIYLALLDLNLPDAPNGEIVDFAIEQKIPSVVVSGYFNENIREELAHKNIIDYVIKKGPGSIDDAVNAVKRIYKNQLVKILVVDDSLTARVQLAHLLRGYRFQLFEAADGPEALTVLQEHPDIKLTIVDYNMPKMDGCELVEEIRQNFSRQQMAIIGISGQGSSLLSTKFIKLGANDFLNKPFMKEEIYCRVTQNLEMLDHIKMLEDALITDYLTGLKNRRYLFDRGEIIHHEAKASQGQFVCAMLDIDHFKKVNDEKGHGAGDVVLVNFAGVLQKHFRNDAVVARFGGDEFCIVMLTDDIAAAKDRFEVLRADIAQREIEHYAGMISVTSSVGICTQKTDTLEEAITLADEQLYKSKVEGRNKVSVI
- a CDS encoding N-formylglutamate amidohydrolase, which produces MSASGTEAHSQAIETASKDEAAYTILRPEEQTAAVVYASPHSGHHYPKKFVDNSPLDPVALRRSEDAFVHEIYESCTGFGSPLIKANYPRAYLDLNREPYELDPSMFDAPLPSYVNSDSPRALAGLGTVARMVTTGSPIYPGKLNFEEIDQRIKDIYHPYHIALRQLIENTLHKFGNCLLIDCHSMPSGVTHNHNDANASSDIVLGDRFGASCHHWITDHIHSLLEREGFSVKRNRPYAGGFTTQHYGRPDQGVHTLQIELNRALYMDEHNITRLQAMNSVQRHFKTVIHQISQIDLSTL
- a CDS encoding transporter substrate-binding domain-containing protein, encoding MRFLSFVVLCAFALSAYILPARAEVLRAATLQFPPYSYEDQNGNVAGIAVETVRRLAKRLGYELDIKLYPWARALSLVKQGSVDMLFTAYKTKEREEYLYYSASPLIVQKVSFFVKKDSLFQSVTDITRARKATTATRRKVSYGPIVDDMLKQGVLNNLYTGNDDIHLLNLLKEGRVNVVPLSQFVAYYNIQQAHLQNDIREIHPPVQTVPSYLTFSKALGHHQLAQAFSKELNKMRKDGSIQKILEQWLANNRL